GGTTGGAACTATTTTATTAATCTTCTATTTTGATCTTACTTTAAAGAATGTTTCGGTTGTATATGGAATTAAATTCATTTTAATATTTGTGCTTTCATACCTCCCCAATTTTATAATTTCCCAGAATGTTTCTATAAAAGTTGTAAATTATAGTATTATTATTTTCACCTTTTTACTCTTTATTACAGGTATTATTCTTATTAATAATGTTGATTCTGAAAAAGTAATACTATCATGATTATATGGATAATATTGATGCGAGGCAAAATGAAGATTATTTTACTCTTTTTAGAATAATGCATGCAAAATATATAGTGATGAAAAGGGAAAGATAGTAAGATATGTATATATCAGAAAATTGCGGATGAAGTATTGATGATAATAAAACTGCTGGCTGAGAAAATAGCAACTGAGTATGAAAAGATAGTAAAAGAAAAAGAGATAAATGAGATAAAAATACTGGCATTAGAAGTAAAGGGATACAGAGAGTTAAACATAGCAGAAGCTCTGGGAATAGAGGTTGTGACTGTGAGATATCACAAGATAAAAATAGTAGAAAAACTTGGATTAGAAAATATCAAAGAGGCAGTAATAAAGGCAATTAAGTTAGTGCTGGTAAATTTTGATTAAAATTTGAGACTATACTTTAGTATAGTTTTTTTGCATATTTATGTAAATATTAACTGGAAATGTAATGAAAAATATACTAAAATATAGTAGATATAGTGTAAATTTAGATATTATAATGGTAGTAGAAAAATTTAATATAAAAGAAAGGGGTATTTTTATGGAAGATATAAATGTTAAGAGGAGAGATAATAAAGTGATGGAATATAAAGATAATAGAACCATAAAAGGGACGTTAAGAACGATTTATTTTCTCATCGCCGAAGCAGGACTAGCGTGTTTTTTACTATTAGGGTTTAATACATTGAAGATGGAATATAATTTTGTATATGGTGTACTGCTTGCAATTTTATCTTTTCCTGTTTTTGCAGGTTTTGTCTATTATCCTCTTAGGAAATATGCCAGTGAGAATTTGGGGTTTATTAATGCTTTTGTTGACGGATTTATTTCTGATTTAATATTGATTTTCTCTTTGCTTTTCTTTATATTGATATTTAAAATTCCAATATTAAAATTGAGTTAAAAATATATAGGAGGCAGTATCCATGTCTAAAAAAATTATAAAAATTGTATTAGCAGTAATAATGGTCATAGGAGCTGCTTTTTTTTCTAAGCTATATGCTATTTTACAGTCCATTATATTCATACTCAGAGGTACACAATAAAGACAGAGAAAAGATTGATGAAAATAATATTTTAGATATGGTAAAATATGACACGGTATTAAAGAGAATACTGTCTTTCTTATTGTGAAAAATATTAGTAATTTGATGTAATTTTAACATAAGGTCATAATTATGCATGTTAGGAGGAATTTGTATGAAAAAATTATTTTGGTTGTTAGGCTTTCTTGGTTTTCTTGGTTTTTTAGGATTTTTTAAATCTTATATGTATTTTACATTTTTTGTTTTTTTCTCCAACTTTTTTACTAGTCGATATATTAACATTCCACAAGATAAACAACTTCAAAACAAAATGGCAGAAGCGCATACAGTAAGTTTTGTTGTGACTAGTTTTTTCTTATCATTCATGCTAATAATGCTTATATTCAACGTAAGTTATGAAATTTTTAAAGCTATGTTTTGCATTATTTTTGCTTTAGTTTTTATTATAGATTCGTACTTACTTTATAGATACACAGGAAGTAAACAAAAATAAAACTCAGACTTCTGTTTTATTAGCCTATAACAGAATTTTCAATTGGTACATAATTAACCTATGGGAGATGAAAAGAAATTACTCCACTACCTTTTGCAATATTTTTATGATTTGGATTACGCTTTAACTGTTAGAAATATAAAAAGGTAATAAGGTATAATTATGTTAAGCTTATATTGAATTTTACTGTTAATTGGAAATAGAAGAAGGATTTTGGGGAATTTTGTAGAATTTATAGTATTGTGTTTCATTGGTTATTTTTTATTGTAATTTGAGAGATTATAATTTGCATTTAAAATTTTTTCAAATGAAGGTCAAATATGATAAAAATTGAAGGTGAGGGGTAATTTTGGTAGAAATTGTTGGACTTACTAAAGTGTTTAAAAACATTAAAGCAGTAGACAATTTAAGTTTTAAGGCAAAAGAAGGAGAAATATATGGCCTTTTGGGTGAAAATGGTGCAGGCAAAACCACAACTTTAAGAATGCTTGCTACAATGCTTAAGCCTACGAATGGGACAGCCATTATAAATGGGAAAGACTTAATAAAAGAACCAGAAGAGATAAGAAAAGAAGTTGGGATACTTTTTGGAGGAGAAAGCGGTTTATATGACAGGCTTACTGCAAGGGAAAATATACTTTATTTTGCAGAGCTTCATGATATGGATAAAAAGGAGGCAAATAAAAAAATTGATATATTAGCCCGTAAATTTGATATGACTGAATTTATTGATAGACCAGCAGGCAAGCTTTCAATATAGCAGCACTAATGTTTAAACAGGAATGGGCATTATTTAGGGTGTGAAAATGGTTGGGGAAGATATAGTTTCTCCTAATATTTTAAGTATTCGTTAAGATGATGTTATTATAAATTGTTTGCCACGGATAACATTAATAACTTTTAAAATTTTTATTAAGAAAGGATGGCGAATAGGTTGTTTACAGGAGAAAAGGTAAAACTTAGGGCTTATAGAAAAGAGGATGTGGAACTGGCTTTGAAATTTATAAATGATCCGGAAGTAAAAAGATATTTGACTCCTTGAGTTTTTGATGAAATTAATCTACTGTAAAGTGATTAAGCTATAGAAGTTTTATACCGTAAAGATATAGACGGTCAAAATAAGTCCTTAGAATTTATAAAGTTAAGGGTGGTAAAATGAGTAAAACAGCAAAGATTATTTTATGGGCTTTGTTAATTTGTTTTTCTGCTATTTTAATTAAAAGTTGGTATGATTACAGAGTAAAAACTATTGATGAAGCGCTTGGGTTTAATCTTGATAGTGTTTACAAAGTAGAAATATTAAAGGACGGACAATTTAACGCAACAGAAAATGAAGAAAAAATTAAGGAACTAACTGGATGGCTAAGAGAATATAAATATAGGATGAATAGTCATTTAAAGGGGAGAGTGGATTTTTCATATTATGCAATCAATTTTTATTCCCATGATAAAAGTGGATTTGTAGCCTTTGATGAAAAAGATAAGGAAAATATAATCATAATAAATGGATATACCTATGAAATCATTAATGGGCCGATTGAGTATAATCATTTGGAGTCTATTTGGCAATCTGTTAAATAGAGTTTATAAAAAGCTCAATAAATTGAATATATCCTATTTGTAGGAGGAATTAGATGGTGAAAAAGAAAATGGTCTTTTGGAGCTTATTTATCATTTTGGTTTTTTCTATAATTTTCTTTGTAGAGCATTCATTTTTTTTAAAACAAAGTAGAGAAGAGGTAATGTTAATACCAGACTATTCAGGGAAAGTAAAGCTTAGGGGAGGATATTTAGAGCTTTCTTATGATTTTTCCCAAGTAAAAATATTAAAAAAAGATGATAAAATTGAAATTATTGACAAACTGACAGGAGAATTACTGGATGTATATGGTGAAGAAGTAAAGCCTTTAAGTGAGGGGAAATATCAATATACAATATATCGTGAGAAAAAGGACAATTTTGGTATTCTTAGACTGTATACAGTTTTTGAGGTTTTTGAGAAAGAAGGTAAAAAAGAGATTGTAAAAATATTAGATAAATATTGGGATATAGTGTCAAAAAGCGATTGGTATATAGAGAATCAGTATTCAGTTTCTATAATTACACCAGAAGATTTCTCTGGTAATAGAATAGAAACAATGGGGACAGTCACTATTGCCAGAAATAAAGGTTACAGAATAATGGGTTTAACTTTTTTTAAAAATGATAGGGAAATTATAAGGCAAATATTTGACTTGGGGTATGTGTACAGTTTGGATTAATCAGACATCGGGGACGGTTCCTTTTGTCTCTCAGACCACAACTACAATAGAAGCCATCCATTTTTATACAATACTAATAAAGCTCCTGATTTGAATTATTATGCACAAAGTAAGAATTTTAAAATTTATACTCTAATTGAGGTAATCGGTTTACCTGGTTGCCAAATATAAATCAAATTGATGTGAGAGATAGGGAAAAAATTTTGGAAGCCATTAAAAAGCCTATAAAACTCATAATTAAGTCGAGGGATGGAGAAGAATATCTGCTTTTAGAAAATGCTGAGGTGAAGATATATTAAGACTACAATGATACAATTTTTAATTTTTTATAGTATAATGAAGGTAAAGAGCGGATACTTGTTCGAATTGTTTAGAATCTATAAAGGAATTTTTTGAAGCTAAATTATATTTTATATAGCAGTTCAACTTACTGAACAAGTACTTTTTAAAGAGAGAATGGAAATATGCTTGTTTAATAAATAAATAATATAAGTTCAAATAGAAAAGACGACCCCTTTTGTTTGACAGAAACAAAAAGAATCACAACAATGGCTTATAGATATAGAGGCATGGGGTGAATGAATTGATTAGGTGTTTATCATATTCACAAGGGGAAATTGCCAGTTTTTCCCCTGACACTATTACAGAAAAAATTAACAATAGAAATCTTTTGTGGGTAGATTTAGAAAACCCAACTGATTCTGAAATTAAAATATTAAGCGATGTTTTTAAGTTTCATCCTCTTACTATAGAAGATTGTCTTCATAGGAAGCAGCGATCTAAAATAGAAGATTACAAGGACTACTATTTTATAGTAATGAATGTTTTTAAAGGAAGAAAACTGGAAGAGGAATTTAGAATTTCAGAAATTTTTGTCTTTGTTTCTCAAACTTATATTGTTACAGTTCATTGGGGTAATATGGAAGTTGTGAATACTGTTTATGAGAAAGCAAAGAGCGCCGCGAATATTTTTGAGCGAGGAATCGATTTTTTGCTTTATAATCTTTTAGATGAGATTATAGACGATTATTTTCCTATTGTAGATGAAGTAGGAAATAAAATTGATGAGATTGAAGCAGAAATTTTTGAAGAAGAGGGTAAAGAAATTCAAAGCAAGATATTTTTTCTAAAAAAGAACATGTTGAAATTGCGGAAAATCATAACAGCCCAAAGAGAGGTTTTAAATACGTTTTTAAGACATGACTTTGCCATAATAAAAGAAGAAAATAAATTGTACTTTATGGACGTTTATGACCATATAATGAGATTGTTTGACTTTATTGATACTTACCATGACCTTCTCACTGGTACTTTAGATCTTTATATGTCTTACATATCAAATAGAATGAATGAAGTTATGAAGATTCTTACAATTATAGCTACAATAATTATGCCTCTAACCCTTATTGCTGGTATCTATGGGATGAACTTTAAAAATATGCCCGAACTTAATACAGAATATGGTTATTTTGCTACTCTAGCGGTTATGGGAATTATAGCTTTTGCAGAAATTTTGTATTTTAAAAGAAGGGGATGGTGGTAATAAAAGCCTAAATATTATGGGCTTTTATTTTTTTTATGTTTTAAAATTTCAAATTTTTCTGTAACCAATTTGTAACCAAAAATTAAGAATTTATTAATAAATTTTAACATTTAAAGAGGTATAATGGAAGAAAAGGTAGAGGTAAGGAGGGCAAAGGGGTGAAAGAAAAAGCTCTTCAAAAATTGAAAGAATTCATAAAAGAAGTTTAAAATTATGGAGGAACGTGGAGGACTTTTTAAAATTGTTTTGAAAGCAAAACAGGGAGATAAAGAAGCTATAGAGGAAATAATAAGGTGCTTTGAACCCTTAATAATGAGTAGTGTAAAAGGTGTAGATGAAGAAATAAAAGAAGATTTAAGGCATGATTTAATCGAGATTATAATAAGAGCAGTAAAGAATTTTGAGATAAAGTGAAAAATAAATTTTGAATTATGGAATATTTTTTAGAAATTTTAGCTTTTATATAGATAGAGGGGAAAATAAAAAAGTGGGAGGTGAAAATGTTTATAAAACGTTCCCCGGAAATAAAAGATGAGGAGAGGATATTTATGAAGAGAATTTTGATTATCCTTGTTTTAGTAACTTATATTTTGTCTGCCGTTATAACAATTTCTTATGCAAACACGAGTGTATCATCTAAAGACATCGACCAAGCAGTAATAGAACAATTAATTAAAAAATATTTAGTACTTAAATATGAAAGTTTAAAGGATCAAAATTTTCATGATTTTGCTAAACTATTCAGCTTTAAAGAAACATCTGTGGGTGAATTAACTAATGAATGTTATCAGTATGAAAGAGATAGATTAAATTATTTTATAGAATCTATGAAGATAACGAACGATAAGTTATTGGAATATAACATTTCAATTAAATTCAATAAAATAGATATAGTAAATAGCAACAAAGCCGAAGTGGAAGCTATAGTTCGTGTGGATTGCTTGTACAATTATACAAATGGAGTAACAAATACAATCCAAAATGTATACAAATTTACTTTAATAAAAAATAATAAAACATGGCTGATAGAAAAAGATATTTATGATGATGAATTCAAACAATTATACGGATATAAAACGGACTTTTGGAAGAAAATTAAAAATATGAAAACTGATTTGTTGGAGTTCAATAAAAAACAAAGTGAACTTTCAATAAAATTGAAAGAATCAAATTTACAATTGTTTAAAGAGATAGAAGAGGATTATAAACAAAATATTAGTAAAGATTTTACTATAAGTCCCCATTCGATACCAGGTGATACCTATATTTCTTATAACCGTGGTAAAGCAGCAGAGTATGCAGTTACATATACAGATAATACAGGTACTAACTCGACAGCTAATTACAATAAATTTTTTAAATCATTCGCAGATAATGACTGTCAAAATTTTGTTTCACAATGCATTTGGTATGGATTTGGAGGAGTAAACGAGCCTTTAAGTATAAATTCTCACGATATCCCGATGATGATTGATTGGTGGTGTGATTCTTCTGGAGCTTCTAATTATAGTGGGAAATGGAATTGGACATATGTACCAGATTTCTATGACTATGTGACCCAAAATTATTCCGCTAACGGTTATGGTGTAAGAGGTTTAGTGTATGATATAAAATATATTCAACCTGGAGATGTGGTTTATACACCTTCGCATGTTTTAATTGTCTCAAGTATTAACGATATTAATGGAAATGGTTATACAGATTGGAATGAAATATATGTTAGTGCACATACAAAAAACAGGTTAAACGTTAATATTACACAATTATATGGTTCAGTCCCACCTAGTAATCTGAAATTTATTAAAATAATAAATTTCAAATATAATGCAAATTAATTTCATAATAATTTTTTAGATGGTTAACATTAATGTTTTGAAAGTAAATAATAAAAGGTTACGAAGGTCACTAAAAAATCTTTGACGCATTTAATAGTATTCTTTAAACCTTAATATATACACTCTAACACAGTTAACAGCTTCAACAAGATAGTATTGCAGTCACTGATTACCGCACTTAATCAAAGGAATATCTTGTGAGTATTAAAAAATTACCAAACTGATATTTATTCTAGATGAGAACGGTATACTTGGCAAGAGCAGCTTCATTATTAAACCTTTTGATATCACTGATTTTGACGATAATATCAGCAGCAAGGACATCCCCCATGACCATTATAAAAAAAGTTTAACGATAAAAAATTGATCATATAGGATAAAGT
This genomic window from Thermoanaerobacter uzonensis DSM 18761 contains:
- the corA gene encoding magnesium/cobalt transporter CorA, encoding MNELIRCLSYSQGEIASFSPDTITEKINNRNLLWVDLENPTDSEIKILSDVFKFHPLTIEDCLHRKQRSKIEDYKDYYFIVMNVFKGRKLEEEFRISEIFVFVSQTYIVTVHWGNMEVVNTVYEKAKSAANIFERGIDFLLYNLLDEIIDDYFPIVDEVGNKIDEIEAEIFEEEGKEIQSKIFFLKKNMLKLRKIITAQREVLNTFLRHDFAIIKEENKLYFMDVYDHIMRLFDFIDTYHDLLTGTLDLYMSYISNRMNEVMKILTIIATIIMPLTLIAGIYGMNFKNMPELNTEYGYFATLAVMGIIAFAEILYFKRRGWW
- a CDS encoding LuxR C-terminal-related transcriptional regulator, whose product is MIIKLLAEKIATEYEKIVKEKEINEIKILALEVKGYRELNIAEALGIEVVTVRYHKIKIVEKLGLENIKEAVIKAIKLVLVNFD
- a CDS encoding DUF3796 domain-containing protein, which produces MKKLFWLLGFLGFLGFLGFFKSYMYFTFFVFFSNFFTSRYINIPQDKQLQNKMAEAHTVSFVVTSFFLSFMLIMLIFNVSYEIFKAMFCIIFALVFIIDSYLLYRYTGSKQK
- a CDS encoding amidase domain-containing protein — translated: MFIKRSPEIKDEERIFMKRILIILVLVTYILSAVITISYANTSVSSKDIDQAVIEQLIKKYLVLKYESLKDQNFHDFAKLFSFKETSVGELTNECYQYERDRLNYFIESMKITNDKLLEYNISIKFNKIDIVNSNKAEVEAIVRVDCLYNYTNGVTNTIQNVYKFTLIKNNKTWLIEKDIYDDEFKQLYGYKTDFWKKIKNMKTDLLEFNKKQSELSIKLKESNLQLFKEIEEDYKQNISKDFTISPHSIPGDTYISYNRGKAAEYAVTYTDNTGTNSTANYNKFFKSFADNDCQNFVSQCIWYGFGGVNEPLSINSHDIPMMIDWWCDSSGASNYSGKWNWTYVPDFYDYVTQNYSANGYGVRGLVYDIKYIQPGDVVYTPSHVLIVSSINDINGNGYTDWNEIYVSAHTKNRLNVNITQLYGSVPPSNLKFIKIINFKYNAN
- a CDS encoding ATP-binding cassette domain-containing protein is translated as MVEIVGLTKVFKNIKAVDNLSFKAKEGEIYGLLGENGAGKTTTLRMLATMLKPTNGTAIINGKDLIKEPEEIRKEVGILFGGESGLYDRLTARENILYFAELHDMDKKEANKKIDILARKFDMTEFIDRPAGKLSI
- a CDS encoding helix-turn-helix domain-containing protein, producing MEERGGLFKIVLKAKQGDKEAIEEIIRCFEPLIMSSVKGVDEEIKEDLRHDLIEIIIRAVKNFEIK
- a CDS encoding transposase is translated as MVMGDVLAADIIVKISDIKRFNNEAALAKYTVLI